DNA sequence from the Phycisphaerae bacterium genome:
TCCGCGCCGGACGGCGCCAGTTTTTGCGGTCATTGCGGGGCGAGATTGACGTAGGCCCCGCTTGGAGGTACCCCGCAGGCTCGAAAGGAGTACGCGCTATGTCAGAGACCCCGTTGCGCTCTATCCGTCCCCCGTTCCCGCCGTTTCGAATTCCTCTCCTCGGGGGGATTGTCGGCCTGGTCCTGCTGGCCTTCGTGGCCGTGGTTGCGTTTTTCTGGTTCATCGTTCGCGTCGAAGTGCCCTCGAACCATCTTCTCGTGCTTATCCACAAGACGGGCGGCGTTCTGCCCGCCGGACTACCGGGGGAATTTGGCGACCAGGTCGTCCTCTATCCCGAACTCGTAAAGAGCATCGCCCAAAAAACGGGAACGAGCGAGGACGACGTCCGGACCGCCTACAAAGGCATTCGCTTTGAAGTCCTCACCGAAGGACGGCATTGGTATAACCCCTTCAGCTACGAGCGACAGGTGGTCCCCGCCACGCTCATCAAACAGAATGAAGTCGGCGTCCTCATCCGCAAGTACGGCAGGCCGCTTCCCTTCCCCAAGACCGTCGCCACCCTGCCGGACGAACGAGGACCGGTCGGCGACGTCCTGATGCCCGGACGGCATAACATCAACCCGTTTGCCTACGAGGTGCTGAAATTCCCGGCCATCGCCATTTCCGAAGGCCACGCCGGTGTGGTGACCTTGCTGTCGGGCAGGGATCCGGCGAAGAAAAACACGTACGTCGTCGAGCCGGGCGAAAAGGGCGTGCAGCGAGCGACGCTTCCGCCCGGTCTCGAATACATCAACCCCTATCTCCGGCAGATCGAAATTGTGGATGTCCGCAGCCAGAAGTGCGATATGGTCGGGGCCGACGCCATCCACTTTCCCTCCTCGGACAGCTTCACGATCACGATCGAGGGAACCATTGAGTGGGCCATCCGCCCCGACCACGTGGCGGAGGTGACCGTGGCGTACGGCGATATGCGCGATGTTCTCGACAAGATCATTCTGCCGAATGTCCGCAGTCTCGCCCGTCTGCAGGGTTCCAAGCTCCAGGCGCGCGAGTTCATCAGCGGCAGGACGCGCATCGTCTTCCAGGACAAGCTGCTCGCCGGGCTCAAGAGCGAATGCTGGAATCAGGGCATCGACATCCGCTCCGCCCTGGTGCGCGATATCAAGCCGCCCGCCGAGATCGCCTCCCTCATCAGCCAGCGTGAACAGGCCGATCAGGAGATCGAGCGGTACACCAATCAGATCGAGGAGGCCAAGTCCGAGGCGCGCCTCGTCGAGCAGCAGGAATTGCAACCGCAGAATAACGCCATCGGCCAGGCGCGCACCCAGATCGTCACGCTCACCAAGGAGGCCGAGCAGCGAAAGAATGTCGCCGTGACGAAGGCTAACCGCGAATTCGCCGTCGCTACGCTCACGCTTGAGGCGGCCGAGAAAGAGGGCGCCGCCATTCGCTCCCGCGGCGAGGCGGACGCCAAGGTCGTCCTTTTCGGCTATCAAGCCCGGGCCGAGCCGCTCAAGGCCGCGGTCAACGCCTTCGGAGACGGCACGACCTACGCGCAACAATTCTTCTATCAGAAAGTGGCCCCGTCGATTCAGAGCATCCTGACGACCACCGACGGATCGTTCGCCGACATCTTCAGGGACTTTGAATCCGCCGGCGCGTCGCCGATGAAGGGAGGTAACCGCTGATGGGTAGGAAGATCAAGCTCATTTTCGGCGCTTCGCTCGTCGTGGTCGGCGTGTGTACGGCGATCGTCTGGTTCTCATTCCGCATCTACGTTCCGCCGGGCAAGTGCGCCGTGCTGGTTCGCAAGATGGGCTCGGCCCTGCCGCCGGGACAGCTCGTCGCCACCGAGCCGGGACAGAAAGGGATCGAGCTGGAGGTGCTCGGCCCCGGTCGGCACTTCCGCGATTCGTATCGGTTTGAGTGGGAGCTGAAAGATTTGACGGTCGTGCCCGCGGGCAATCCCG
Encoded proteins:
- a CDS encoding SPFH domain-containing protein, which produces MSETPLRSIRPPFPPFRIPLLGGIVGLVLLAFVAVVAFFWFIVRVEVPSNHLLVLIHKTGGVLPAGLPGEFGDQVVLYPELVKSIAQKTGTSEDDVRTAYKGIRFEVLTEGRHWYNPFSYERQVVPATLIKQNEVGVLIRKYGRPLPFPKTVATLPDERGPVGDVLMPGRHNINPFAYEVLKFPAIAISEGHAGVVTLLSGRDPAKKNTYVVEPGEKGVQRATLPPGLEYINPYLRQIEIVDVRSQKCDMVGADAIHFPSSDSFTITIEGTIEWAIRPDHVAEVTVAYGDMRDVLDKIILPNVRSLARLQGSKLQAREFISGRTRIVFQDKLLAGLKSECWNQGIDIRSALVRDIKPPAEIASLISQREQADQEIERYTNQIEEAKSEARLVEQQELQPQNNAIGQARTQIVTLTKEAEQRKNVAVTKANREFAVATLTLEAAEKEGAAIRSRGEADAKVVLFGYQARAEPLKAAVNAFGDGTTYAQQFFYQKVAPSIQSILTTTDGSFADIFRDFESAGASPMKGGNR